One window of the Archaeoglobus sulfaticallidus PM70-1 genome contains the following:
- a CDS encoding succinate dehydrogenase/fumarate reductase flavoprotein subunit has translation MIEHDVVVVGSGIAGLRCAIAAAMKGVSVGIVAKTYPIRCHSVCAEGGIGAVMSEEDSFDLHAWDTVKGSDFLADQDVVEFFVREIPKEILRLDNWGCPWSRDDSGRIALRILGGHSAKRTVFAADRTGFHIVHTLYEKSLMYDIQKYSEYFVTGLAVEDNRCAGVYAINLKSGEVEAIRAKATVLATGGAGRLYSFSSYSNTVTADGMAIAYRSGVPLKDMEFFQIHPTGLIPSGILVSEACRGEGGYLLNSKGERFMERYAPERMELAPRDVVSRAIWSEIEQGRGFESEYGPYVLLDLTHLGEDRIEERLPLVRETAIKFAGVDPVEEPIPVRPTVHYTMGGIHVNYCETSIPGLFACGECACLSIHGANRLGSNSLAECLVFGKVAGEKAAEYAERSEFRSISTDEEEKRIYSLFSNGDESAYTIKRELNQTMDRNLWIFRDEQGIMNALKKIRELKDRYRNIEVSDRSKIFNTDLTFAIEVGYMLEIAEVVALSALNRKESRGAHFRTDYPKRDDGNWLKHTLVRHGRIEYIPVKITKWKPVERSY, from the coding sequence ATGATAGAACACGATGTTGTGGTTGTTGGCTCCGGGATCGCTGGACTCAGGTGTGCAATCGCCGCAGCCATGAAAGGAGTCTCTGTAGGGATCGTTGCGAAAACCTATCCGATAAGGTGCCACAGCGTATGTGCTGAAGGTGGTATAGGGGCTGTTATGAGCGAAGAAGATAGCTTCGACCTTCACGCATGGGACACAGTAAAGGGCTCGGATTTTCTGGCCGATCAGGATGTGGTTGAATTCTTCGTGCGAGAGATACCAAAGGAAATACTGCGACTGGACAACTGGGGGTGTCCGTGGAGCAGAGATGACAGCGGTAGAATAGCTCTGAGAATTCTCGGCGGGCATTCAGCCAAAAGGACGGTGTTTGCAGCGGATAGAACGGGATTTCACATTGTGCATACCTTATATGAGAAATCCCTCATGTACGACATCCAGAAATACAGTGAGTACTTCGTAACGGGTTTGGCAGTTGAAGACAACAGATGTGCTGGAGTTTATGCGATAAACCTCAAAAGCGGTGAGGTTGAAGCCATAAGGGCTAAAGCCACAGTTCTCGCCACCGGTGGAGCGGGAAGGCTGTACAGCTTCTCATCCTACAGCAACACAGTAACTGCAGATGGAATGGCGATTGCTTACAGATCCGGAGTCCCACTGAAGGACATGGAGTTCTTCCAGATCCATCCCACTGGCTTAATACCCTCAGGGATCCTTGTTTCCGAAGCCTGTAGAGGTGAGGGAGGTTATCTCCTCAACAGCAAGGGCGAGAGGTTCATGGAGAGGTATGCTCCAGAGAGAATGGAACTCGCACCAAGAGATGTAGTCTCAAGGGCGATCTGGAGCGAGATCGAACAGGGAAGAGGTTTTGAGAGTGAGTATGGTCCATATGTCCTGCTTGATCTGACGCATCTTGGGGAGGACAGGATAGAGGAGCGATTACCGTTAGTCAGAGAGACAGCCATAAAATTCGCTGGAGTGGATCCTGTTGAGGAGCCGATTCCAGTGAGACCAACAGTCCACTACACGATGGGCGGGATCCATGTGAACTACTGCGAAACCAGCATACCGGGGCTTTTCGCATGCGGTGAGTGTGCCTGCCTGAGCATACATGGAGCGAACAGGCTTGGATCAAATTCTCTGGCAGAATGCCTCGTGTTCGGGAAAGTGGCAGGAGAGAAGGCTGCTGAGTACGCTGAAAGGTCTGAATTTCGCAGTATATCTACGGATGAGGAAGAGAAGAGAATTTACTCGCTGTTCAGTAATGGAGACGAATCAGCCTACACTATAAAGCGAGAACTCAACCAGACGATGGACAGAAATCTCTGGATTTTCAGAGATGAGCAGGGAATCATGAATGCTCTGAAGAAGATAAGGGAACTGAAAGACAGGTACAGAAACATTGAAGTCTCTGACAGGTCTAAGATATTTAACACAGATTTAACATTCGCCATAGAGGTTGGCTACATGCTTGAAATAGCCGAGGTGGTTGCGCTGAGTGCGCTGAACAGGAAGGAATCAAGAGGAGCACATTTCAGAACCGACTATCCAAAGAGAGATGACGGTAACTGGCTCAAGCACACCCTCGTTCGCCATGGCAGGATAGAGTACATTCCGGTTAAAATAACCAAATGGAAACCGGTGGAGAGGAGTTACTGA
- a CDS encoding DUF1847 domain-containing protein, translating into MYCAKCDSYACYFGGKRPENCPMDLMDVYDEALAQYDGFEREIAVNAGKVEAEGYLNWCRIKEIAEFAKRCGFRKLGLAFCIGLRREARETVSILEKYGFEVFSVVCKTGAIDKEVIGLKREDKISKKDFEAMCNPIAQAEILNRLETDLNIILGLCVGHDTLFIMHSKAPVTCFAVKDRVLAHNPLGAVYARHYFRKRV; encoded by the coding sequence ATGTACTGTGCGAAATGTGATTCGTATGCATGCTATTTTGGTGGTAAAAGGCCAGAAAACTGTCCCATGGATCTGATGGATGTTTACGATGAAGCACTGGCACAATACGATGGCTTTGAAAGAGAGATTGCAGTTAACGCTGGAAAGGTTGAGGCAGAGGGTTATCTCAACTGGTGCAGGATTAAAGAGATAGCGGAGTTTGCGAAGAGGTGTGGTTTCAGAAAGCTTGGTCTGGCATTCTGCATAGGGCTGAGGAGAGAGGCGAGAGAAACAGTGAGCATTCTGGAGAAATATGGCTTTGAGGTTTTCTCGGTAGTCTGCAAAACCGGAGCTATTGACAAAGAGGTAATAGGACTGAAAAGAGAGGATAAAATCAGCAAAAAGGATTTTGAGGCGATGTGCAATCCGATAGCTCAGGCTGAGATCCTCAACAGGCTCGAAACCGATCTGAACATCATTTTAGGCCTGTGCGTTGGACATGACACACTCTTCATAATGCACTCGAAGGCTCCGGTTACATGCTTTGCCGTGAAGGATAGGGTTTTGGCTCACAATCCTCTGGGTGCGGTATATGCCAGGCACTACTTCAGGAAGAGGGTGTGA
- a CDS encoding MmgE/PrpD family protein, with translation MTNITEQLINHIIDLKHLNSDVVERCKLLFLDLIGIPFRAEKEESSRALIRSIDIDRIKGDSIAIPYGFRTVPEYSALIMGTLSHSLDFDDTHRESSIHPGAVIIPSILSYSNDLDGKKFIEAMVCGYDIACKLGMALNPEKHYARGFHGTATCGVFGGVAAISRIFDLDFDRIKSAFGVALSMVSGSMQFLENGAWNKRLHAGLASRNAVMAIELAKSGFIGAEKPIEGKYGFLNSYSENADPEKAVDGLGERFEVMHTGVKLYPCCRYIHPALDIALNLEIDPESVDRIAVRMVTAGYRIVGEPIGRKRDPRNAVDAQFSLPYALATALVRKRFTVDDLSRESIMDSRVREVMKKIDVQADGELDVEYPEKWAVVLEIDGEEYRKDYPRGDPEDPADFSEVENKVRTLMNGRAEEIIGFVKKLEKRNMGELFEILF, from the coding sequence ATGACCAATATAACTGAACAGCTGATAAATCATATCATCGATCTGAAGCATCTGAACTCGGATGTGGTGGAGAGGTGCAAGCTGCTTTTTCTCGATTTAATAGGAATCCCATTCAGGGCTGAAAAAGAGGAATCGTCCAGAGCTTTGATAAGGAGCATAGACATTGACAGGATAAAGGGGGATTCCATAGCGATCCCGTACGGGTTCAGGACAGTACCGGAGTATTCTGCCCTGATAATGGGCACCCTGTCTCACTCCTTGGATTTCGATGATACGCATAGAGAATCCTCAATACATCCTGGGGCTGTTATAATCCCATCAATCCTGTCATATAGCAATGACCTTGATGGAAAGAAGTTCATTGAGGCTATGGTGTGTGGATATGACATTGCATGCAAGCTCGGGATGGCTTTAAATCCGGAGAAGCATTATGCCAGAGGCTTTCATGGAACAGCGACATGCGGGGTTTTTGGTGGGGTGGCAGCGATATCCAGAATCTTTGATTTGGATTTTGATCGGATAAAAAGCGCATTTGGAGTGGCTCTGAGCATGGTCTCGGGATCAATGCAATTCCTCGAAAACGGCGCGTGGAACAAGAGGTTGCATGCCGGATTAGCATCCAGAAATGCCGTGATGGCAATTGAGCTGGCAAAGAGTGGATTTATCGGGGCTGAAAAGCCAATAGAAGGGAAATATGGATTTCTCAACTCATATTCCGAAAATGCAGATCCTGAAAAAGCGGTTGATGGACTGGGAGAGAGGTTTGAGGTCATGCATACTGGTGTGAAGCTCTATCCATGCTGCAGATATATTCATCCTGCTCTGGATATAGCATTAAACCTTGAAATCGATCCTGAAAGCGTTGACAGAATAGCTGTCAGAATGGTTACAGCCGGATACAGGATAGTTGGAGAACCGATCGGCAGGAAGAGAGATCCGAGGAATGCTGTTGATGCCCAGTTCAGCCTTCCGTATGCCCTTGCAACAGCCCTTGTCAGGAAAAGGTTCACGGTTGATGATCTCTCGAGGGAGAGCATTATGGACAGCAGAGTAAGAGAGGTTATGAAGAAGATAGATGTGCAAGCTGATGGGGAACTCGATGTGGAATATCCGGAGAAGTGGGCGGTTGTTCTTGAAATCGATGGAGAAGAGTACAGAAAGGATTATCCAAGGGGTGATCCTGAAGATCCGGCAGATTTCAGCGAGGTTGAGAATAAGGTGAGGACATTGATGAATGGCAGGGCTGAGGAGATAATTGGATTCGTGAAAAAGCTTGAAAAGAGGAACATGGGAGAGCTTTTCGAGATTCTGTTCTGA
- a CDS encoding HpcH/HpaI aldolase/citrate lyase family protein, with protein sequence MMLCRSALFIPGNNYRAILKSEKIDFDIAIFDLEDAVPVNDKETARIFVRDAIERLKFNGRKKFVRINSDYDDDLNEIALRGLDGVMLPKSESERDIRNLERKLSRLEDERNLNEIRIIPLIESARGVMNSFEIASSSDRIVALAFGAVDYYRTLGRSYFKFSNTQIELLFARSMIVNAAKAAGLKAIDSPFFGMLIDMEGLLKESKLAFQLGFDGKLAIHPNHIKIINEVFSPSKEEFEEARKIVESYEAAKQRGEGVITFEGRMVDFASYKQARDVVETYLEIERRGEELK encoded by the coding sequence ATGATGCTGTGCAGAAGTGCTCTCTTCATACCCGGAAACAACTACAGAGCGATTCTCAAATCTGAAAAAATAGATTTTGATATAGCCATATTCGATCTGGAGGACGCTGTTCCTGTCAATGACAAAGAGACGGCGAGGATTTTCGTCAGAGATGCCATTGAAAGGCTAAAGTTCAATGGCAGGAAAAAATTCGTCAGAATAAACAGTGATTACGATGATGATCTCAACGAGATAGCCCTTAGAGGACTCGATGGCGTGATGCTGCCTAAAAGCGAGTCAGAGAGGGACATCAGAAATCTGGAAAGGAAGTTAAGCAGACTTGAGGATGAAAGAAATCTGAATGAGATAAGGATAATCCCGCTCATTGAGTCTGCGAGAGGAGTTATGAACTCCTTTGAGATAGCTAGTTCAAGTGATCGTATTGTTGCCCTAGCTTTTGGCGCCGTGGATTATTACAGAACCCTTGGAAGGAGCTATTTTAAGTTTTCAAATACCCAGATAGAGTTGCTGTTCGCGAGATCGATGATCGTGAACGCTGCTAAAGCTGCTGGTTTGAAAGCCATAGACTCTCCCTTTTTCGGCATGCTAATAGACATGGAGGGTTTGCTTAAGGAATCAAAGCTCGCATTTCAGCTCGGCTTCGATGGAAAGCTCGCAATTCATCCGAACCATATAAAGATAATAAATGAGGTGTTCTCTCCTTCTAAAGAGGAATTTGAGGAAGCCAGAAAGATCGTTGAGAGCTACGAGGCTGCCAAGCAGAGAGGCGAGGGTGTGATAACATTCGAGGGCAGAATGGTCGATTTCGCATCCTACAAACAGGCCAGGGATGTTGTTGAAACCTATCTGGAAATCGAGCGGAGAGGTGAAGAGTTGAAATGA
- a CDS encoding succinate--CoA ligase subunit alpha, with translation MSFLIDENKTVLIQGITGREGSARARFMLEYGTKVVAGVTPGKKGENVWGIPVYDSVEEVVGEFGEIDISVTFIPGPQVKDAVIEAINAGVGTVVMPVERVPLHDTLEIISHARGTTIVGPGSLGIISPGKAVAGWLGGSDETAKEAFKAGRVAVISRSGGQTATVSWLVSKHGYGVSTAVHTGTEPVLGTNLAEYVLMANEDDESEAIVIFGEIGGIAEEETAEVMDKVDKPVIAYIAGAKLPSGIRFSHASAIIEGKKGSYESKREALENAGVMVVDSPIEIVSRLKEVLG, from the coding sequence ATGTCGTTTCTGATTGATGAAAACAAGACTGTTCTGATTCAGGGCATTACCGGCAGGGAAGGGAGTGCAAGGGCAAGGTTCATGCTTGAGTATGGCACGAAGGTGGTTGCGGGTGTTACTCCGGGAAAAAAGGGTGAAAATGTATGGGGAATTCCGGTGTATGACTCGGTTGAGGAGGTTGTTGGGGAATTTGGTGAGATAGACATATCTGTGACCTTCATTCCTGGTCCACAGGTTAAAGATGCCGTAATAGAGGCGATAAACGCTGGAGTTGGAACTGTAGTTATGCCTGTGGAGAGGGTCCCCCTTCATGACACGCTCGAGATAATTTCACATGCTAGAGGCACGACCATCGTAGGCCCGGGATCGCTTGGAATTATAAGTCCGGGAAAGGCTGTGGCTGGATGGCTTGGCGGGAGCGATGAAACAGCAAAAGAGGCTTTCAAGGCTGGAAGGGTTGCTGTTATCTCCAGGAGTGGTGGTCAGACAGCAACGGTATCTTGGCTCGTATCGAAGCATGGATATGGGGTCTCCACAGCCGTGCACACGGGAACGGAACCCGTGCTTGGAACCAATCTTGCGGAATATGTTCTGATGGCAAATGAGGATGACGAGAGCGAGGCCATTGTAATCTTCGGAGAAATTGGTGGAATAGCGGAAGAGGAGACAGCTGAGGTTATGGATAAGGTGGATAAGCCCGTGATAGCCTACATTGCTGGGGCGAAGCTACCTTCAGGAATAAGGTTCTCGCATGCGAGTGCGATAATCGAGGGAAAAAAAGGATCATACGAGAGCAAAAGGGAAGCACTCGAAAATGCTGGGGTTATGGTTGTCGACAGTCCGATTGAGATTGTATCTAGGCTGAAGGAGGTTTTGGGATGA
- a CDS encoding 4Fe-4S dicluster domain-containing protein has product MYYSLKTRTMRIVIDHSKCETCDSYDCAKACSLYGTNILRIKNGKPVTFFSDEDVARRDNECLSCEIHCPHSAVKIFVEFKELDEYLNRKGDFYVVSD; this is encoded by the coding sequence ATGTACTATTCTCTTAAAACAAGAACAATGAGGATTGTTATCGATCACTCGAAATGCGAGACATGCGACTCCTATGACTGTGCAAAAGCGTGCAGCCTTTACGGGACGAACATACTCAGGATCAAAAACGGAAAGCCGGTAACCTTCTTCAGCGATGAGGATGTTGCCAGAAGGGATAATGAATGCCTGTCGTGTGAGATTCATTGTCCGCATAGCGCGGTGAAAATCTTTGTCGAATTTAAGGAGCTTGATGAGTATCTGAACAGAAAGGGGGATTTTTATGTCGTTTCTGATTGA
- a CDS encoding ATP-grasp domain-containing protein, which translates to MVKLYEYQGKELLKKEGIKVPEFFVAENIEQLKEFAEKMNPPFVLKAQLLISGRMKAGAVKFASNIREVEEYGRELFERQFKGFKAKKVLIEQAVSGEEYYASIIVNPAYNVKAPEILFSPYGGIDVEEHEVFRFVVDYKKGFDKTRFMDLIDGQVGDPEAVADFLEKLYSVFVKADARIVEVNPLFSPQMIAGDCKITVDDSSVFRHPEFDIDLPRDMDRNPTDLERVAWEIEEGDYRGTAYFVQLNTDCKDKKKGYIAFHGIGGGASMLSADAMIRKGLVLANYADSSGNPPASKIYKLIKVIMAQEGIEGYVLAGSVFASQEQWHHAHAVVKAFRELENKLGEGFPIVILLAGNKEKESHEILKEGLSKTKFRFEIYGRDYIYDPDFIADRVIKLVEEYRGG; encoded by the coding sequence ATGGTAAAGCTGTATGAGTATCAGGGCAAGGAGCTCCTGAAAAAAGAGGGAATAAAGGTTCCAGAGTTCTTTGTAGCTGAAAATATTGAGCAGCTAAAGGAATTTGCCGAAAAAATGAATCCTCCATTTGTTCTAAAAGCTCAGCTGTTGATATCTGGTAGAATGAAAGCAGGAGCGGTTAAATTCGCCAGCAACATCAGAGAGGTGGAGGAATATGGAAGAGAACTGTTTGAAAGGCAGTTCAAAGGTTTCAAAGCGAAAAAGGTTTTGATAGAGCAGGCTGTTAGCGGTGAGGAGTACTATGCAAGCATAATTGTCAATCCAGCTTACAATGTGAAAGCTCCGGAAATTCTGTTCAGTCCCTACGGCGGGATAGATGTTGAGGAGCATGAGGTTTTCAGATTCGTTGTTGATTACAAAAAGGGCTTTGACAAGACAAGGTTCATGGATCTCATAGACGGACAGGTGGGTGATCCAGAAGCGGTAGCAGACTTCCTCGAGAAGCTTTACAGCGTATTCGTGAAGGCTGATGCGAGGATAGTGGAGGTGAACCCACTGTTCTCACCTCAAATGATCGCTGGAGACTGTAAGATCACGGTTGATGATTCTTCAGTCTTCAGGCATCCTGAATTCGACATCGATCTCCCAAGAGATATGGACAGAAATCCGACCGATCTGGAGAGAGTAGCCTGGGAAATTGAAGAGGGAGATTACAGAGGGACTGCGTACTTCGTTCAGCTCAATACTGACTGTAAGGACAAGAAGAAAGGTTACATAGCCTTCCACGGGATAGGTGGTGGAGCAAGCATGCTTTCTGCCGATGCAATGATTAGAAAAGGCCTTGTTTTGGCGAACTATGCAGACAGCAGTGGAAATCCACCTGCGAGCAAAATATACAAGCTCATTAAAGTGATAATGGCTCAGGAGGGGATAGAAGGATATGTTCTCGCTGGATCGGTTTTTGCCTCTCAGGAACAATGGCATCACGCCCATGCTGTGGTAAAGGCGTTCAGAGAGCTTGAAAATAAGCTTGGTGAGGGATTCCCTATAGTAATCCTCCTTGCCGGGAACAAGGAGAAGGAGAGCCATGAGATCCTGAAAGAGGGTCTTTCTAAAACTAAGTTCAGGTTTGAGATATACGGCAGGGATTACATTTACGATCCGGATTTCATAGCTGATAGGGTTATAAAGCTTGTTGAAGAGTACAGGGGTGGTTAG
- a CDS encoding radical SAM protein: MNIDNLSRLILSSRFDVCHSRCTFDYSRMIYRSRVNGRSIKLFKVLLSNRCRFDCKYCRNAWYKGISASPEEIAKVFRIMKEKNLVSGAFISSAVDSDPDNVMEKLLETGRLIRKFHSGYLHLKIIPGSSPEYIEEAIDLANRVSINLETTSDSRMNEISSVKRLKEDIFRKQRKIQREIKKAKEARRSQTTQIIAGIGESDLEILKIMHKEYSEIGVSRVYISGFTPLKGTPMENFRKERRKRVVNLYRMDALLRMYGYSPKLIESVMEDGMLPSIDPKMAIAEKLENLELEQIPGCGKRISQLLRQGKSLAEIKRMGYSIKRISAYLPAQTKLTEF, translated from the coding sequence GTGAACATAGATAACTTAAGCAGACTCATACTGTCAAGCAGATTCGATGTCTGTCACAGCAGATGTACATTCGACTACAGCAGAATGATTTACAGATCAAGAGTAAACGGCAGGAGTATAAAGCTATTCAAGGTTCTGCTCTCGAACAGATGTAGATTCGACTGCAAGTATTGCAGAAATGCCTGGTATAAAGGAATATCAGCCAGTCCTGAAGAGATTGCAAAGGTGTTCAGGATTATGAAGGAGAAAAATCTTGTTTCCGGAGCATTCATAAGCTCTGCCGTTGATTCTGACCCGGATAATGTTATGGAAAAGCTCCTTGAGACTGGCAGGCTTATCAGAAAATTTCACAGCGGGTATTTACACCTGAAGATCATACCCGGTAGCTCCCCAGAATACATAGAAGAGGCAATAGATCTCGCTAACAGGGTAAGCATAAATCTGGAGACAACCTCCGACTCGAGAATGAACGAGATAAGCAGTGTTAAGAGACTCAAGGAGGATATTTTCAGGAAGCAGAGGAAAATACAGAGGGAGATAAAAAAGGCAAAGGAGGCCAGAAGATCTCAGACAACCCAGATCATTGCAGGAATTGGAGAGAGTGATCTGGAAATACTCAAGATAATGCACAAAGAGTACAGTGAGATTGGTGTCTCAAGAGTTTACATTTCAGGATTCACACCTCTTAAAGGAACACCTATGGAGAATTTTAGAAAAGAAAGGAGGAAGAGGGTTGTAAATCTATACAGGATGGATGCCCTGCTAAGGATGTATGGCTACTCTCCAAAGCTTATAGAGTCGGTCATGGAAGATGGCATGCTCCCGTCGATAGATCCAAAAATGGCGATTGCTGAAAAACTCGAAAACCTCGAATTGGAGCAGATTCCCGGATGCGGGAAGAGGATCTCACAACTCCTGAGACAGGGGAAGTCTCTGGCAGAGATAAAAAGAATGGGATATAGCATTAAGAGAATCTCAGCATATCTCCCAGCACAAACAAAACTTACAGAATTTTAA
- a CDS encoding PH domain-containing protein — protein MVEVPPELSENLYPNEKVLFSVKKKLKTELKPKYLIVTDRRVIYLDQKILGRYELIDFPYEKLEFVKFKKGKIGAEFILQSEEGKTVKLSWMDKNEAKDAIEAIRDALNATAVEQISIAKKKGLLGEEWSISKPKETVARTLPMTQVIEKTTPQKEDPIEKLKKLKELYEAGVISKEEFEEKKKKLLDQI, from the coding sequence ATGGTAGAAGTCCCTCCAGAACTTTCTGAAAATCTATATCCTAATGAAAAAGTCCTGTTCTCTGTCAAAAAGAAACTAAAAACCGAACTAAAACCAAAATACCTCATTGTTACAGACAGAAGAGTGATTTATTTAGACCAAAAAATCCTCGGGAGATATGAGCTTATAGATTTCCCATACGAAAAATTAGAGTTCGTGAAATTCAAAAAAGGTAAAATCGGTGCCGAGTTCATATTACAGAGCGAAGAAGGTAAAACAGTAAAATTAAGCTGGATGGATAAAAATGAAGCTAAAGACGCAATAGAAGCCATCCGAGATGCCCTAAATGCTACCGCAGTTGAACAGATCTCAATCGCTAAAAAGAAGGGCCTATTAGGTGAAGAATGGTCTATTTCTAAACCAAAAGAAACTGTAGCAAGAACATTACCAATGACCCAGGTCATTGAAAAGACCACCCCTCAAAAGGAAGACCCAATTGAAAAACTCAAGAAGCTCAAAGAGCTATATGAAGCTGGAGTAATATCTAAAGAGGAATTCGAAGAGAAAAAGAAGAAACTGCTCGATCAAATCTAA
- a CDS encoding DUF2283 domain-containing protein — MASVEFDDEVKAIYIRFKDEKIAISEPLADNVVIDVDEKGEIVGIEVLLPKLDERQMEFVNKVLKAKV; from the coding sequence ATGGCTTCAGTAGAATTTGATGATGAAGTTAAAGCAATTTACATTAGATTTAAGGATGAAAAAATTGCAATTTCCGAGCCTTTGGCTGATAATGTCGTTATAGATGTAGATGAAAAGGGAGAGATTGTAGGCATAGAGGTTTTGCTGCCGAAGTTAGATGAGAGGCAGATGGAGTTTGTTAACAAGGTTTTGAAAGCCAAGGTTTGA
- a CDS encoding DUF4258 domain-containing protein — protein MNIRLSNHALHRANDRGIRREDIELTIREAEEIIEVKFGRKAAFRQFGDKFLVVIFEEQKDEIVVVTELKVDKERLKRYGFSRI, from the coding sequence TTGAATATCAGACTGTCAAACCATGCACTACATAGAGCAAATGACAGAGGAATAAGAAGAGAAGATATAGAATTGACTATAAGAGAGGCAGAAGAGATAATAGAAGTAAAATTTGGGCGTAAAGCAGCTTTTAGGCAATTTGGTGATAAATTTCTTGTTGTGATCTTTGAGGAACAAAAGGATGAAATAGTAGTTGTAACTGAATTAAAAGTAGATAAAGAGAGGTTGAAAAGGTATGGCTTCAGTAGAATTTGA
- a CDS encoding phosphoglycerate kinase, whose amino-acid sequence MIEGLPTLDDIDYSGKRILMRIDINAPIVNSTILDTTRFESHVPTLKELEDCRVVLLAHQSRAGKKDFTSLETHAKTLSRLLGKEVDYVDDLFGSCAINRIKEMDTGYLLLENVRFYAEETLKRDAIEHSKSLIVRRLSPLFDFYVNDAFSASHRSQASLVGFPPVIPSVVGRLVEKEVAALSKAIRSEKDKIFILGGAKISDSVKVLKNVLERGIASKVVLTGVVANYFLMLDGVKLGPENEKVVEENKEGINDEEMLKTLKAYRDKIILPEDFGVEIDGKRKDISVEEFRGDGRIMDIGVETISMLSEEIPKHSIAVINGPAGVFEDEKFALGTFEVLKAVSRAEFSLVGGGHISTAARMVGLDKKMSHVSTGGGASIRYLSGEKLVGLEVVREFWEKKWSKELGG is encoded by the coding sequence ATGATAGAAGGTTTACCCACGCTTGATGACATCGATTATAGTGGCAAGAGAATTCTGATGAGGATTGACATAAACGCTCCGATTGTGAACTCAACGATTCTCGATACGACAAGATTTGAGAGTCATGTTCCAACGCTTAAAGAGCTGGAAGATTGCAGGGTTGTTCTACTTGCACATCAGAGCAGGGCAGGGAAAAAGGATTTTACAAGCCTTGAGACACATGCAAAAACTCTTTCGAGACTTCTGGGTAAGGAAGTTGATTATGTGGATGATCTTTTTGGGAGCTGTGCGATTAACAGGATAAAGGAGATGGATACGGGTTATCTCCTGCTGGAAAATGTTAGATTTTACGCTGAAGAAACCCTCAAGAGAGATGCTATTGAGCATTCCAAGTCCCTTATTGTGAGAAGGCTCTCTCCTCTCTTTGATTTTTATGTTAACGATGCTTTCTCTGCATCACATCGATCTCAGGCCTCGCTGGTTGGTTTTCCTCCAGTCATACCCTCTGTGGTTGGGAGGCTTGTTGAAAAGGAAGTAGCGGCCCTGTCAAAGGCAATACGGAGCGAAAAAGATAAGATATTTATTCTGGGTGGTGCAAAGATATCGGATTCGGTTAAGGTTCTGAAAAATGTTCTCGAGAGGGGGATAGCAAGTAAGGTTGTTCTGACTGGTGTTGTGGCTAACTACTTCTTAATGCTCGATGGAGTAAAGCTTGGTCCTGAGAATGAAAAGGTTGTTGAGGAGAACAAGGAAGGAATAAATGATGAGGAGATGCTGAAAACTCTCAAAGCCTACAGGGATAAGATAATCCTGCCAGAAGATTTTGGTGTCGAGATCGATGGCAAGAGAAAAGACATCAGTGTTGAGGAATTCAGGGGTGATGGAAGGATAATGGACATCGGAGTGGAGACTATATCCATGCTGTCTGAGGAGATTCCGAAACACAGTATCGCTGTAATAAATGGTCCTGCAGGTGTTTTTGAAGATGAAAAGTTCGCACTGGGGACATTCGAGGTTTTGAAGGCTGTATCCAGGGCTGAGTTCTCTCTGGTTGGTGGAGGACATATCTCTACCGCAGCGAGAATGGTTGGCTTAGACAAAAAGATGAGTCATGTTTCAACCGGTGGAGGGGCGAGCATAAGATATCTGAGCGGTGAGAAGCTGGTTGGTCTTGAGGTCGTCAGGGAGTTCTGGGAGAAGAAGTGGTCTAAGGAGCTGGGTGGTTAG
- the albA gene encoding DNA-binding protein Alba, whose product MAENAVFVGNKPVMNYVLAVLTQFNSGVEEVSVKARGRAISRAVDVAEIVRKRFLPDVDVKDIKISTEKVESEQGEANVSAIEITLAKK is encoded by the coding sequence ATGGCTGAGAATGCAGTGTTTGTTGGAAATAAGCCGGTTATGAACTATGTGTTGGCAGTACTGACCCAGTTCAATAGCGGAGTAGAGGAAGTATCCGTTAAGGCGAGAGGAAGGGCCATAAGCAGGGCTGTCGATGTTGCAGAGATCGTTAGAAAGAGATTCCTCCCAGATGTGGATGTCAAGGACATAAAGATCTCCACAGAAAAGGTCGAGAGCGAGCAGGGAGAGGCTAATGTCTCTGCTATTGAGATAACTCTCGCTAAGAAGTAA